Below is a window of Fibrobacter succinogenes DNA.
CTATTAAAGAATTGTTTTCTGAAATAGATTTTAAGATGGGTATAAGTGGTTATATCATTTCTAATAGATCAGAAATAAAATCTCATTCAATAGATCTTTTGAATTTGGATACAAATGATCAATTTGTTGAATTTCCACTTTATAACAAGTTTTTTATAGAATATACTCCTAAAATAAAAAATCAGAAAGTTAAATTAGGCAACCTTAGAACAGAAACCGAAGTGGATGCATCTATTTTGACGGAAAATACAATGCATTATGAAAATGAAAAGATTTTATTTTCATCTAACGTGATATCGGTTGTTTTGGATTTTCCAGGCATAACAGATGAAAAAACAGAGTCTTTGCCGATTGGTGTTAAGTGGGATTTTTTGAACATTTCTATAACGGGAAATGGTGTTGTAGATAATGTAGGCCCAATAGAAAAAGTTAAGAAGGTCAAAAGAGTCGATTTCCCTGTAAAAGATTATTTGGAACAATACTATGATAAAAATTTTTATCTGTCTATAGAAGAATATTTCGGTGCGTTTGAAGAATTAGAAATTCCTTTTTTAGATAATCCTGTTTTTTCATTTGGAAGAGATTTTTTTAGTCTGAAAAACTTAATCGAAACCATTGATAATTATGACCGATTTGTTCTGTATGCTACTACGGAGGCTACAGAATTGAAGGAAGGCGTTGAAGGCGGAAAAATTAAAATAAAAGAGATAACCGATTCGCTTAAGCGACATATTCGCAAAAACATGACATTACGGAATGTCTCGATGTATAATAAATCCTTTGAAGATTTGGATGATGTCTATAATAAAAGTGGACTGATTAATTTAATGAGCTATTCGAAGGTAAAAAAGAATCGAACGATTCGACTTCGGGATCAAGAAAATGTTTTGGTTTATAAAATAACGCTTAAACCACTTGAACTTACTAAGAATATTGATTTTGGCTTGTTTAAAACTGAAAGTTTTGATGTTGATTTTGTTGCTTATATCCAGCATCGTATTTATCTTTTGTTGGGTTACATGGTTCTTGATAACAGCTATGTTGACGCTATTGATTTAAAGCTATCTGCTCGCGTGAATGAAATTAATCTTGGCGATAAAAAGATTTTGTTTGGCGATGGTTCTTCGAAAAATAATGGAAGACTTGATTATTTTATACGTATAAGCCCGGATGCCGAGGATTCATCTAAAATTGTAAAACCTGCATTGAATTTAGATTACGAATCCTTGACGATTATGGATGGCGATCGGATTGTAGCGACTTTGAATAATCAGAATCATAAAGAACGTTTTAGCTATGATTTCAAACGCAAGAAATGGATGATTCCAAGTTCCTTGAAACCATACGTAACGCTAGCTAAAAGCAATGTGAAATTTGATGAGTGATGATAATATTCGTTTTGGCTGAAAAATTTTTTTACATGTGTTTTGATTTGTTTTTTATTTGGGATAATTTATATATTGTCCCAAACTTTCAATAAAAAGGAGTTATTTATGAATTATAAAAAAGTTGGTTTGGGTATTGCTCTTTCGACAGCGATGAGCTTTATGGCTTGCGGAGATGATAGTTCTTCATCTCCGGTTTTTGATGCCCCGAGTAATCAAAATTCTTCTTCAAGTGTCGGAAATTCTGCTCCGGAATCTAGCTCTGCTGTAAGTTCTTCGAGTGTTTCTGATGCAAATTCTAGTTCTTCTGCAACAGTTTCTAGTTCTTCCGTTGCTAAAGCTGAACCTTGCACTTTTGCGGCTACAGACAATCTTTGGGAAATGTCTTACAAGGCAAGCAATAGCAAGGGTAATGCCAATGTCAAGACTATCTATAAAATTGATGGCGAAAACCTTGTTATTCTCGATACGATCCGCTATACGGGTAACCAGGCTAGTATGATTTGCAGGATCGCTGATGGTGCTTCTGATTTTAGTTCCAGTGATGGTCAATTTGTTGGCGTGCAGTATTGCGACGGTAGCACGGTTGTCATTGCCGGTACGGTTACACAAAAGGGTTACTTTGCAGCTAACGCTCGCGAAACTGTTCATGCCGCCGTGCAGAAAGCTTGTGGCGTAGCGGTTAACGGCGGATCCTATGATAAGATTCCTCTTGCAACAAAGACGACTTGCGATTTCAAGGCCGAAGACAATGTGTGGTCTTATTCTTATCTCGATGAAGGCTGGCGTGGTCAGGACAGCGTTGTCGTGATTCAGTCGTTCCTTTTTGATAAGAAGTTGCGCGTGAAGGCTGAACAGCATCCGTTGCAGCATGCAGAATGCATTGCGAAGAACTTCACGGATATTTCTGGAAACAATTACTGCTCCGCTGATGGCTTGATGGATGTTTCTTCTTCGGGCATTACCTCTGAAAAGGAATCTATGTACAATAGCGAACTTCGCATGTGCAAGGAAAAAATTCCGGCCGGCAGCGAAACGGAATCCAGCTCTAGCTCTGTAACGGATTCTGGATCTAGCTCCAGCACCGGATCCGTCTCTACGGGTGATATGGTTTCTTGCGATATTCCGGGCGTTTTGGGCGAATGCCTCGAATACCCGGCCGGTAGCGATGAAGCTGTGCAGATGGCTTCGATGTGCGAATCTACCTTGATGGGAACACTCGGCACTGGCTGCGCAAAGTAAGTTCATAAAATTACGCTATTTGATGGCCTCGGGTTAATCCCGGGGTTTTTTGTGTGTGCAAAACGCATCATGCTCGCGTAGTCGGGAATCCTGTTGTGTCATATACGAAAAATCTTTAATTCTGCTATTGATTTTTTAATGAAAATACTGATTTTGTATCATTGGTAAACAATAAAACCTATATTTGTTTACATGAAACCGATAACAGAATACAAAGATTACCATTCTTTGATCAAGGATTTCTACGAAGATCGAAAAAGAACTTCGTATTTTTCCTGGCGGGAATTCGCGAAACTAGCGGGGTTTTCTTCTCCGACTTACTTGCGGCTTGTGAGCGAAGGCAAGAGCAATTTGAGCCGCGTGACAATGCCCCGTATGATTTCGGCAATGGAACTTGCCGGTTTCGAAGCGGAATATTTCAAGGCGTTGGTGAATTTTTGCAATGCCAAGGACGACTCCGCTAAAATGCCGTTCTGGAAACAGATGCGCCAGATAGCACTGGAATATAAAGTACGCGTTGTCGATAAAGAAGCTGTAGAATACTTTGACGGTTGGAAAAATTCCGTAATCCGCGAACTGGCTCCGAGGATGAAGGGCGCTACTCCAGGGGTGATTGCGAAAAAATGTTGCAACGAAATCTCCGCTGCCGATGTCAGTGCGTCGCTCGATTTTTTAACGAAAGCAGGATTCCTAAAGAAAGATGCTGACGGAGCGTACCGTCAAACAGAAAAGAACGTTACAGCATCCAAAGAAGGTATGGTCTATGCCGTGCATGCGATGCAACACAAAATGTTGCAACTTGCCGATGAATCTATCGAACGCTTTGCACCGGATGTACGCAACGTTTCTGGCGTGACTTTTACGGTAAACCGAGAATGCTACAAACGAATTTCTCAGGAAGTGGATGCTTTCAGGAAGAAAATCATTGCGATTGCGGCGGATGCTGAAAACGCTGACCAGATTTACCGTCTGAATTTACAACTGTTTCCGATGACATGGAAATTAAATGAGGAGGCTTGATATGAAAAAACTTTGCAGTTTATTTGCTCTTGGAATGCTTCTCTTTTGGGCCGCATGTTCTGAAGAAAACGTCTCTCCTGTATCGGGTTCGACCGAAGACCCGAACATGGTGACTGCTGATTCATCGATGTATGTCCATTGCAGTCGCATCGCATCGGGAAAATCGCAAAATTCTGAGGATTCGGGATGCTATTGGTCCGGTGATATGTGGAATCGCACGTCCGGTTATCGCGTACATACTGGTTATGATAACGGAACAAATACATCGGGTATTTGGACTTGGTCTGTGAACGCTTTAAATGATAGCATTGTTCATACCGGTTGGAACTTCCCGCTCGCCGATACCGATGATTCGACAGCTCTTGCTGATGTTATTGACAAATGTAATGGTAGTTTGTGTGGAACTATTGAATTTAAACAGTTACCGGATTCTTTACGATATGTCCCTGTTCCCAGTAGAGAAATCACTTCGTTTACTCTGAAATTCAGTTTAGCAGGCAAGGATTCTTCTGGTAAGTTTGAAAGTGCCGATGTGCACGACATGCAAGGTATTTGTATAGAATATATTGCAGTTGGCATGGAAATAGAATTGGATCTCGGTGATTCCTTGAATACTGTCATGGCTGGATATTTTTATAATGTCAAGCTACCGTACTATCCGAAAGAAAACGCAGATGGGGGTGTAAACGGAAAAGAAGTGTGTTATCCATGGAATAGCTTTGTTTTGCCTAGAGATGTTGGAATCAAGGGCATCCCGATATCGATGGATGAAGCTCTCTCACATTTGCAGGGATTTCGCTTTACTATATCAACGAATTATAACTATGGTTATCCTGTCAGCGAATACTTTGATATTATCAGTTTAGGCCGTTATTCGGGAAATGCTCCTACCACGAACTTACATTCCGTAGATAAAAGTTGTAGTCCCGATTCTGTGAGAGATTATTTTTGTGAATGTACTTATCCGGACGAACGGAGTGAACGTGAAGGATTCGAGAAAACATTACGCTATATCAATGAGAAAATTGGACAGATAAAAAATGAGTCCTCGATTATTTCAGATAAAACAGAAAAATGCTTTGGACACATACCTACGCCCTACATTACGGAAACGCATAAAGTTGTAAACTGGGAGCGTCCGTGCGACAATCCAATCCCAAAGACTTTGGTATGTGCAGACGGCTCCGTCAGCGAGTCTCGAGAGTTTACTCAAATGATGGAAATTTTTGACGCTAAGGCAAACGTTGTTTTTGAACAACAAAAGTTGATTGTTGATTCGCTCTTTGGTGAGTGTATGAAATTGCGAGATACTTTGTTCAATGGTGAAATTGTTCCTGATTCTTGCCGTATTGACGAAATCCTTATGGATAGGAGCGTTCATTACTTGCCCTATACAAAAGATGCTTCCGTGGCGGCAAATGCTGCATTTATAGACGAATTAGATTCCCTTTCTAAATTGGATTCTTTGGACGAGGCTTCCAAATACTGTGTTCTTCAATTTAACTCAAGGGAACCCCGTCTGGTTTCTTCCCTTAAAAAGCGTCCATTGGCAGAGCCTTTAATTACACATCCGATGGTCAAATCGATTCGTTGTGAAAGCGGAAACGTGTATTACACCAGCGAATATAAGGAATTTTTGCAGGAACTTGGGCTTAAAGACGATACAGATTCTTTGGATGTTTATAATGCTGCAAAAAAATATTACCTAGATCAGCGTAAAAATGCATTAGACAATTGCGTAGATAGCTATGGAAAAAATGGAATCATCTGGAATGCTGTTTGGACGAAAGTCAATACCGGATTTGACAATGGTTCGGGAACTTCGGGCAAATGGTTCTATGTGACGGATTCTGCGGATGGCGGAAAATCGCATATTGAATGGAATAATGGTTATGTCGTTAAAGATTGGAACGACCCGAACGCTTTAGATACATTGCTTCGGAATGATGGACAATTGAAAGGAAGTGCTTATTTTGCCAAAACCTCGATACGAACTCCTTTTGTGAATCTCGGTTTTTGGCTTGCCGGGGAAGACGGCAAGGGAGGCCATGACGCGGTTGATATTACGGATAAAGAGGGAATATGTTTGGATTTTGACCTTTCAAATACAGGATATACAAGTACAGGATTTACTCGAGTTTATTTGCAACTTGACATGAGCGATTCACTGGGTGCTACTATCAATTTTGATTTATTTTCGGCTCGTCTGCGTTCAACGAATTCGACCGTTCTGAATTGTTATGTATGGGAAGATTTTAGACAAGCGGGATGGGGAACCAAAATGGAGTTGAAAGAGGCTCTTAAACATGTGACTGGGATAAAATTCCATTTCGAATATACCGGTCAAGAAGAATCCGTTGTCGATTTTTCAATTAAGCGAATTGCGTTCAAGAATCCATACATGTTATAAACTTGCAGAGTTATAGAGTCCAACCCAAAAAGCGACCGGAGAAATCCGGTCGCTTTTTGCATAAAGAAAGCCACCGGCGTGAACCGGTGGCAAATTTGTTTTGAAATGTCATTCCCGACTTGATCGGGAATCTCCTTATGCCAAAGCCTTAATAATAGCGTCGCCCATGCCGGTTGTGCCGACCTTGGTGCAGCCTTCCTGGTAGATGTCGCCAGTGCGGTAGCCCTGAGCAATCACCTTTTCGCAAGCAGCTTCGATAGCCTTTGCAGCTTCTTCTTCCTTGAAGGTGTAGCGGAGCATCAAAGCCACGGAGAGAATCTGGGCGAGCGGGTTTGCGA
It encodes the following:
- a CDS encoding TIGR02147 family protein: MKPITEYKDYHSLIKDFYEDRKRTSYFSWREFAKLAGFSSPTYLRLVSEGKSNLSRVTMPRMISAMELAGFEAEYFKALVNFCNAKDDSAKMPFWKQMRQIALEYKVRVVDKEAVEYFDGWKNSVIRELAPRMKGATPGVIAKKCCNEISAADVSASLDFLTKAGFLKKDADGAYRQTEKNVTASKEGMVYAVHAMQHKMLQLADESIERFAPDVRNVSGVTFTVNRECYKRISQEVDAFRKKIIAIAADAENADQIYRLNLQLFPMTWKLNEEA